The following nucleotide sequence is from Streptomyces sp. NBC_00237.
CGCATCCGCTCACCGTGCGCTGCTCGGCCCTGCGCATCGACCTGAAGAAGCCGCTGCCGTACGGGGCGCGGGCGAACGTCTCCTTCGACGTGGCGATCACCGTCCCGGACCGCGTCCACCGCTTCGGCCGCGACGGCGCCCACCGCTACGTGGGGAACGTGCTGCCGCTGCTGTCCGTGCAGGACGCCAAGGGCCGTCACCTCGACCCCGATGTCGGTTTCGGCGAGAGCTACTTCACCCTCGCCGGGGACTTCCGGGTCGCCCTCGACCACCCCGACTCCCTGAAGGTGCCCGCGACGGGCACCACGACCCGGCGCGCGGGAGCTCCGGGACGTACGGTCAGCACCAACGTCGCACGAGGCGTACGGGACTTCGTGTGGGCGGCGGGGCCCTTCCGCACCAGGACGGTCACCTCGCCGGGCGGGATCAAGGTGCACGGGTACTGGACCGCCACCACCTCGGCCGAGGGAGTCGCCCTCGCGATGAAGGACGGCGTCGGCTCCATCGACGAGTTCGGCAAGCGCTTCGGCCGCTACCCGTACGGCGAGATCGACCTCGTCATGAGCGACGGCATCACTTTCGGAGGCATGGAGTTCCCCGGTCTCGTCATGCTGGCGACGGCTCCGGACATGTCCGCCGTCGTGCACGAGGTCGCCCACCAGTGGTGGTACGGGATCGTCGGCAATGACCAGTTCGCCGACCCCTGGCTCGACGAGGGCTTCGCTTCGTACGCGGCGCACACCTACGAGGGCGGGGACACTTCCGAATTCTGCGCGGAGGGCCCCTGGTGGTGGGACGACACGTCTGCGATGACCCGCTCCATGGGCTTCTACGCGGATGGCAGGCGCTCCGAGTACGTGGGGGTTGCCTACAGCGGTGCATCCTGCGCCCTGCAGGACCTCGAAAGCACCCTCGGCAGCCAGCAGACGGCCGCCATGCTGAAGAAGTACGCCCGCGACCACTGGCTCGGCGTCTCCACCACCGCCGACTTCAAACGCGCGGCGCAGGCGGCGACCACGAAGGACCTCACGCCCTTCTGGGAGAAGTACCGGATCCACTGACGGAGGCGGGGTGCGGGGCCGGGCCCCGGCCCCGCACCCCGCGTCACGACCGCACCCCGGCCCTCCGCCGCTCCCGCACCCGCGGCACCCGCGGCACAGCGCTGCGCGCGAACGGGGACCGCACCCGCCGGGTGAGCGGCCGCAGGGAGATCTCCGTGACCTCCTGCTCCGGTGCGCCCACCTGAGGCACCTGCCCGGCGAGCGCGCCCGATGTGCCCGCCAGGACGGCGGCAGGGGCCCCGCCCCTGCGCCGTACCGCCCCTGCGACCAGCGGACGGCCTCCCGTGTGCAGCGCCACCAGCGTCATCGGCACCGCCGTCAGCAGCAGTACGCAGCCCAGTACGAGCCCCATCGCCGGGAAGCCCGCCCGCTCGGACAGGACACTGCCCGCCACCGGGCCGCATGCCACCCCCAGCGAGGAGGCGGAACCTGCGAACACCGCCCACCGGCCGCGCGGGTCCATCGACGCGGCCAGACCGATCAGGTACGACAGCACCACCGGGTAGGCCGCGTTCCACAGGATCTCGCCCGTCGCGAAGGAGCCAGCGCCCGTCGCGGACGAGCTCAGCGCCACACAGAGCGCGATGAACGCCGTGCCGACACCCACCGGCACCGCCCGCCCGAGCCGCGCCCCGAGAGCACCGGCAGCGGTGACACCGATCAGCCCGGCGCCCAGAGCCGCCGCGAACACCGCTCCGGCGCTCACCTCGGTGAGACCCGCCTGCACGGTGGCGATGCGGTTGCTGACGCCCCACAGGGCGTTCTGGCACATCGACCAGCAGAGCATCGCCCCGGCGAGCACCAGGCCCGCCCCGCGGTGCGGCAGCCGGGTCGCAGCCGCCGCCGCCTCAAGAGGCGACGCCGTGACGGATGCGTCCTCCCGCGGACGCCCGGCGAGTCGCCCCGCCGCGGGCCACACCAGTACGGCGATCAATGCGAGCGCCGCGAAGGGCGGCCGGTGTCCGCCGTCCAGATGCGGCACCGTCAGGTACAGCGCGCCCGCCGTCGCGGAGACGCTCAACAGGCCCAGTACGGATGCCCGGTGGGGGTCGCGCCGGGCGGCGATGCCCGCTGCGGCCACCGCCGTCGCCGTTCCCGAGCCGAAGCAGCCGACCGCCGCACCCGCCACCACCGGCACGAGACCGGAGGCCAGGGTCGCGCAGCCGTACCCCAGCAGCATCAGCAGCAGCCCCGCACGGGCCGCACGACGCGGCCCGATCCGCTCCACCCGGGAGGCGAGGGAGAAGCCCGCGGAGGCCGAGCACAGCAGCAGCGTGCTGCCGACGAGACCTGCCCCGGCCGGGGTGAGCCCGAGTCCGGAGGCCAGCCGCCCGACGACGGTCGGCAGCAGGTACGCGGCGAGGTAGCCCGCGGTGAAAACGGCGACGAGCGGCCACAGAGCGGCGTTCGGGAGCACCGGAGGCGGGAGGGGAACGGAGGCACCGGGGCGCGGCGAAGCGGCGCGGGAGCGCGAGAACACGGGCATTCCTGAGGAGACGTGCGTGATGACAGGACGTCATGACGGCCGAAGGGCAGAGGGGGTTGGGCGACCGTCGACGGACAGGAACGCGGCCCAATTCTTATCAAGCGCGCAGACCACAAGAAAAGGGAACCAGTGCTGTGACCTACGACACATGTTGTTTGCCGTTGGGCGGGTGGGGTAGACGGGGCGATCCCTTTGCTTCTCGGCGGCTTTGCGACGTGCACGTGACGCCCTGTTCACAGAGCCCCGTACGGCCCCGCCGATCGTGCACACTGGCCGCAAAACCGCAGGACCCACACGCACGCAACGCACGACGGGGAGCGCACAGTGAGCACGCACATCCACCAAGGCGACCAGGACCCCGCCCGGCGGGTCGACCCGCTCGACGGCCTGCGGGACCCCGGCGGCCCCCTGTGCGACGTGTTCCTCACCGGCACGGTGTTCCTGGACATCATCTTCACCGGTCTCGACAGCGCCCCCGTGCGCGGCACCGAGTCCTGGGCGCGCGGCATGGGCTCCAGCCCCGGTGGGGTGGCGAACATGGCCACCGCCCTCGCCCGCCTGGGCCTGCGCACCTCCCTCGCTGCGGCCTTCGGCGACGACCACTACGGCGAGTACTGCTGGGACGCACTCTCCGACGGTGAGGGCATCGACCTCGACATGTCCCGCACCGTCCCCGGCTGGCACTCCCCGGTCACCGTCTCCATGGCGTACGAGGGCGAGCGCACCATGGTGTCGCACGGGCACGAGGCGCCCCCGCCGGGCGGCTCCGCGCCCTTCCCGTCCTGCCCGCCCCGCGCGCGTGCCGCCATCGCCTCCCTGGCACCGGGGCGGAGCGAGGAGTGGACCGCTTCCGCCGCCAGGCGTGGTGCGAAGGTGTTCGCCGACGTCGGCTGGGACGACACCGGCCGCTGGGACCTGTCCGCGCTCGCCGACCTGGAGCACTGCGAAGCCTTCCTCCCGAACGCCGAGGAGGCCATGCGCTACACCCGCACCCGCTGTCCGCGCCGGGCCGCCCACAAGCTCGCCGAGAAGGTGCCCCTGGCAGTCGTCACGCTGGGGCCCGAGGGCGCGTACGCGGTGGACGGGGCGACCGGCGAGAGTGCCGAGGTGCCCGCGATCGCCGTCGAGGCGCTGGACCCGACGGGAGCGGGGGACGTCTTCGTCGCCGGTTTCGTCACCGGCACCCTCGCGGACTGGCCACTCGCCGACCGGCTCGCCTTCGCCGGGCTGACCGCAGCCCTGTCCGTACAGGAGTTCGGCGGATCGCTGTCCGCGCCGGGGTGGTCGGAGATCGGCGCGTGGTGGCGGCAGGTGCGCGGGTACGAGGCCCAGGACCAGGAGGCGCTGCGCCGGTACGCGTTCCTGGAGGACCTCCTTCCGGCGCAGGCCAGGCCCTGGCCGCTGCGCAGAGCGGTGCCGACGATCGGGTTCAGGGCCTGAGGGCCCCGGGGGTCCGGGGCCGCAAGTCCGGGGGACCGAGTGGAGTTCGTGGCCGGGCCGAAGTGCCCTGTTGGCACACCCGTACGACCCCGTTTCCAAAACCCCCTGGGTGTTGTCAGCGGTGAGTCGTACGCTTGGGAATCCAGAGGTTGTCGAGCAGCGAGAACCCTGCAACGGGAGGTATGTGCAGGCCACAGTGCCGGCCCATGACTCAGACACCCACACGTAAGCCGCAGGCCCGTGCCGAGTTCAAGATCCCCGCCACGCACCCCATGGTGATGGTGCTCGGATCAGGCGACTCCCTGCTGCGCGTGATCGAAGCGGCATTCCCGGCGGCCGACATCCACGTCCGGGGCAATGAGATCAGCGCTACGGGGGAGACGGCGGAAGTCGCCCTGATCCAGCGGCTGTTCGACCAGATGATGCTGGTGCTCCGCACCGGACAGCCGATGACGGAGGACGCAGTGGAACGCTCGATCGCCATGCTCAGGGCGAACGGCAACGGAAATGGGAACGGCGCGGGCGGCAAGAACGGCGAGGCCGTCACCGAGACCCCCGCCGAGGTGCTCACGCAGAACATCCTCTCCAGCCGCGGCCGCACCATCCGCCCCAAGACGCTCAACCAGAAGCGGTACGTCGACGCCATCGACAAGAACACCGTCGTCTTCGGCATCGGCCCCGCAGGTACGGGCAAGACCTACCTCGCCATGGCGAAGGCGGTCCAGGCGCTCCAGTCCAAGCAGGTCGACCGGATCATCCTGACCCGCCCCGCCGTCGAGGCCGGTGAGCGCCTGGGCTTCCTGCCCGGCACCCTCTTCGACAAGATCGACCCGTATCTGCGCCCGCTCTACGACGCGCTGCACGACATGATGGACCCCGAGACGATCCCGCGCCTGATGGCCGCGGGGACGATCGAGGTGGCCCCGCTGGCGTACATGCGCGGCCGGACGCTCAATTCGGCGTTCGTCGTCCTCGACGAGGCGCAGAACACCAGCACCGAGCAGATGAAGATGTTCCTCACCCGCCTCGGCTTCGACTCGAAGATCGTCATCACCGGTGACGTCACCCAGGTCGACCTGCCGAACGGCACGAAGAGCGGTCTGCGCCAGGTCCAGGACATCCTCGGGGACGTTCCGGACATCCACTTCTCGCGGCTCACGTCCGAGGATGTCGTACGGCACAAGCTCGTCGGCCGTATCGTCGACGCGTACGAGAAGTACGACAGCGCCGCCGAGGCCGACAAGGGACGCGGCGGCCAGACCGGGAAGTAGCAGCCAAGCACCATGTCGATCGACGTCAACAACGAGTCCGGAACCGAGGTCGACGAGCAGGCGATCCTCGACATCGCCCGCTACGCCCTCACGCGGATGCGCATCCACCCGCTCTCCGAGCTCTCGGTGATCGTCGTGGACGCCGACGCCATGGAGCAGCTGCACATCCAGTGGATGGACCTTCCGGGTCCGACCGATGTCATGTCCTTCCCGATGGACGAACTGCGTCCGCCGACGAAGGACGACGAGGAGCCCCCGCAGGGGCTCCTCGGTGACATCGTGCTGTGCCCGGAGGTCGCCGAGCAGCAGGGCAAGGACGCGGAGACGGAGCACTCGATGGACGAGGAGCTCCAGCTGCTGACGGTGCACGGTGTGCTGCACCTGCTGGGGTACGACCACGAGGAGCCGGACGAGAAGGCCGAGATGTTCGGCCTCCAGGCGGCCATCGTCGACGGCTGGCGGGCGGAGAAGGGCCACACCGGCCCCTCCCCGGCGCCGACCGTCTCATGAGCCCGCAACTGATTGTCGGAGCTGTCGCCCTGGTCGTCGTGGCCTGGCTGGCGGCGTGCGCCGAGGCCGGTCTCGCGCGGGTGACGAGTTTCCGGGCGGACGAGGCGGTACGGGCGGGAAAGCGCGGCAGCGCGAAGCTGGCACAGGTGGCGGCCGATCCGACGCGGTATCTGAACGTCGCGTTGTTGGTGCGGGTTGCTTGTGAGATGGCTGCGGGCGTTCTTGTTACTTATGGCTTCCTTGAGGTTTTTGACAAGACGTGGCAGGCGTTGCTGGTCGCCATCGCAGTGATGGTGCTTGTCTCGTACGTCGCGGTGGGGGTTTCGCCGCGCACGATCGGGCGGCAGCATCCGTTGAACACGGCGACGGCTTCGGCGTACGTGCTGCTGCCGCTGGCGCGGATCATGGGGCCGATTCCGCAGTTGCTGATTCTGATCGGCAACGCGCTCACTCCCGGAAAGGGGTTCCGGAAGGGGCCCTTCGCGAGTGAGGCGGAACTGCGCGCGATGGTCGACCTCGCGGAGCAGGAGTCGTTGATCGAGGACGACGAGCGGCGCATGGTCCATTCGGTCTTCGAGCTGGGGGACACCCTGGTGCGCGAAGTGATGGTGCCGCGGACCGACCTGGTGTCGATCGAGCGGTTCAAGACGGTGCGGCAGGCGTTGACGTTGGCGCTCAGGTCGGGGTTCTCGCGGATTCCCGTGACCGGGGAGAACGAGGACGACGTTGTCGGGGTTGTTTATCTGAAGGATCTGGTCCGCAAGACGCACATCAACCGGGATGCGGAATCCGATGTGGTGTCGACGGCGATGCGGCCCGCTGTCTTCGTGCCCGACACGAAGAACGCCGGGGATCTGCTGCGGGAGATGCAGCAGGAGCGGAATCACGTGGCCGTGGTGATCGACGAATACGGCGGGACGGCGGGGATCGTCACCATCGAGGACATTCTGGAAGAGATCGTCGGTGAGATCACCGATGAGTACGACCGTGAGGTCGCCCAGGTGGAAGAGCTCGGGGACGGGCGGTTCCGGGTGACCGCGCGGCTTGATATCGACGATCTCGGGGAGCTTTACGGGCTCGACGAGTTCGACGACGAGGATGTCGAGACGGTGGGCGGGTTGTTGGCGAAGGCGCTGGGGCGTGTGCCGATCGCCGGGGCGTCGGCGATGGTTGACCTGCCGGACGGGCGGCGGGTGAGGCTGACGGCGGAGTCGCCTGCGGGGCGGCGGAACAAGATTGTGACGGTGTTGGCGGAGCCGGTGGCGTCCGAGGACGCCTAGGGGGGCGGGGTTTTCCGTGCGGGCCCGGGGGGTGCTGTTCATACCGGGGGCTCCGCGCCCGGGCCCCGGTCCGCCTTCGGCGGGATGATTCCCCTGTCCCGCCCCTTCACCTAAAGCGCTCGCCGCGCGGCTGTTTCGGGTAGGTGCGGGTGTGTTGTGGTTGCTCGCGCAGTTCCCCGCGCCCCTGATGGGGCTCTGGTGGGGCGCGGCATACTGGGGGTATGACGCCCGCTCAGCTTCGATCGTTCTGTCTTGAGTTCAATGAAGCGGTTGAGGAGTTTCCCTTCACTCCGGAGATTTCCGTTTTCAAGGTGTTGGGGAAAGTCTTCGCGCTGAGCGCTCTGGACGCCGTGCCGCTCGGTGTGAATCTGAAGTGTGAGCCGGAGACGGCGATTCGGTTGCGGAGCGAGCATCCGGCGATCGCGCCCGGGTGGCACATGAACAAACGGCACTGGAACACCGTCACCCTCGACGGCACCGTCCCCGACCGTCTCGTGCGCGAGATGGTCGAGGACTCGTACGACCTCGTGGTCGCCGGAATGCCGAAGGCGACCCGGCTGCGCCTGGACCGGGCGTAGCGCACCCCCCCTGCGGCACTCAGGCCCTGCGGCGCAGGCCCATGGCGACGAGCAGGGCTGTGACGAAGGTGATGGCGGCTGCCAGGCCCAGGACCAGGCGTACGCCCGAGAAGAGGTCGCCCTGGGTCGTGGCGAGGACGCCCAGGAGCGGGATGCCGATCGTCATGGAGACCTGCTGGGTGGTGGTCACCAGGCCGGTGGCCAGGCCCTGTTCGGAGTCGGGGACGCCCGAGGTCACCGTCAGGCCGTACGACACGATCGCGCCCAGGTGCACCATGCTCGCCAGGGAGATGAAGACCGTCACGAGAACGGCACCCGAGTCCTTGCCGATGGTGAGCAGACCCGCCATGAGGACGCCCTGCGCGAGGAGCGACAGGACCAGGGTGCGGCGGGCGCCGAAGCGGCCGACGACCTTCGGGGTGAGGGCGCCGGCGACCACCGAGAGGACTCCCTGCACGCCGAAGACCAGGCCCGTCTGCGAGGCCGAGAGGTGCAGGACCTCCTGGAGGTAGAGGGTCAGGACGAACACGGCCGTGGTCATCGTCGCGAAGGTGACCAGGCCGCCCACGTTGCCCCAGGCGACCGTCGGGCGGCGCAGCATGGGGAGGGACACCAGAGGGGCCTTCGCCCGCGACTCGATGACGACGAAGGCGGTGAGGAGCGCGAGGCCCACGACGAGGGTGACGATGACGTCCGTGTCGCCGAAGCCGCGCTCGGCGGCCGTGGAGAGCGCGTAGATCAGTGCGAGCAGGCCACCGGTGACGGTGATCGCGCCGGGGACGTCCAGGCGCGGGCGCTCCGGGTTGCGGGACTCGGTCAGGATGCCGGGGGCCAGCGGGAGCACGATCAGCGTGAAGAGCGCGAGCAGGCCCATCGTGGAGCGCCAGCCGAGGGTGTCGGTGAGGACGCCGCCCAGGACCATGCCGACGGTGAAGCCCAGGGAGAGCAGCGTGCCGCTGATGCCGAGAGCACGGTCGCGCCGCGGGCCCTCGGGGAAGGTGGTGGTGAGGAGCGACATGCCGGTGGGGACGATCGCGGCGGCGCCGACACCCTGGAGTGAGCGTCCGGCCAGGAAGGACGCCGGGTCCCAGGCGAACGTCGCCAGCAGGGACGCCGTACCGAAGAGTGCGAGCCCGGCGAGGAACAGCTTGCGGCGGCCGAACAGGTCCCCGGTGCGGCCGAAGAGCAGCAGGAAGCCGCCGGAGGGGAGCGCGAAGGCGGTGACCGCCCACTGGAGAGCGGACTGGCTCATGCCGAGGTCGGCGCCGAGCGCGGGCAGGGCCACGTTCAGTACGGAGAAGTCCAGCGCCACCATGAACTGCGCGGCGCACAGCACGAACAGGACGAGCGCGGCGCGGCCGGTCAGCCGCTCGGGGGCGGGGGCGGAGACGGGCGCGGGGGCCGCGACCGGGGTCGGTACGGTGGTTTCGGGGGGTGTGTCGAGTGCCATGTCCCACACCCTCCCTTTCCCGGAATGTCCGTGGGGAGCGGGAACTTATCCTGTTGGCGCCACCACCAGGCAGCCGGAATCGGGGGACACGCAGGATGGCGACGGCAGCACACCACAGTGCGAGCGGGACGAGTGCGAGCGGCAGTGGGCACGTGAGCATGAAGGAGCACCGGCTCGGCGAGCTGAGGGAGTTCCTGCGCAGCCGACGGGCCCGGATCAGCCCCGCGCAGGCGGGCCTCCCGGACGGCGGGGCGCGCCGCCGCACCCCCGGGCTGCGCCGCGAGGAGGTCGCCGTGCTGGCCGGAGTGGGCGTCAGCTGGTACCAGTGGCTGGAGCAGGGCCGGGACATAACGGTCTCGCCGCAGGTGCTGGACTCGGTGGGACGGGTGCTCCGGCTGAACAGCTCCGAGCGCCGTCATCTGTACGTGCTCGCGGGGCTCAACCCGCCCGCCCCCGAGGTGGATCCGGGCGACGCGGACATGTGCGGCGGGCTGCGCCGTCTGATCGACGCGTGGATGCCGTACCCGGCGCACATCATGGACGTGTACTGGAACGCCGTGCAGTACAACGACGCCGCGGCGGCGGTGCTCGGCATGCGCCCCGACGTCGTGCAGAACTGCCTGCTCTCCTTCTTCTCCGACCCCGTCTACCGTTCCAGGGCCAAGGACTGGGAGGCGACCGCGAGCCGGGTGGTCGCGCAGTTCCGGTCGGCGTGCTCGGAGTGCCCCGACGACGAGGGGTTCCGGGAGATCGTTGCGGAAGCGAAGGAACTCAGTTCGGAATTCGCGGAGTTGTGGGCGCGCAGGGACATCGCGCCGGGCGGCCAGACGTTCAAGGACCTGCTCCATCCCCTGGTGGGGGAGCTGAACATGGAGAGCACGCAGTTGCGCGTACCGGCCCGCCCCGACCTGACGATCGTGCTGCACACGCCGCGTCCGAGCACGGGTACCGCCGAGAAGCTGGAGTGGCTGGCGTCGCCTGAGGGGCGGCGGGGGGCGATGTACCCGGTGGCGGGGTAGCGCCTGCGCGGGCGCGCGGTCCGGAGTGCCTTCACGGTGTCCCCGTATCCGCGTATCCCCGTATTCGTGTCCCCATATCTGCGCGTGCCTGGATTTGGAGTTCCCTTTACTTGGCGCTTAAGTTCGCGACAGTAATCGAACATCCTTCCTGGAGTCCCTGTGCGCATCCGTCCGCTCCGAGCCGCCGCCACGGCCCTGGTCGCCTCGTCCCTGGTCCTGCTCACCGCCTGCGAGGGCAGCGCGGACGCCGAGTCGAAGGGCGAGGCGAAGAAGACCCCGGCCGCTAAGTCGGCGACGCCGACTCCGAAGCCGGACGTCAAGCCGTTCACTCAGCGCCAGGTGCAGTCCGCCCTCCTGGAGGTCAAGGACCTGCCGACGGGGTGGAGCAAGGACGCGGAGCTGTCGGAGGGCGACGCGGCCGGGTCCGGCTTCCGGATGGGCAAGTCGGACAAGGCGGAGTGCCAGTTCCTGCTGGACTCGGCGGTCGGCGCGGAGGGCGGCCCCAAGCCGCAGAACTCGGGTGCCCTCGGCTTCACCAAGTCGCAGGAGGGCCCGATCCTGATGGCCGGGGTGACCGCGTTCACCGAGGCCGAGGCCAAGAAGCTGATGGAGATGCCGCCGGTCCCTGCCGCCTGTCGCAAGTTCACCGCCAAGCTGGAGGGCGAGGAAGGGAAGTCGACCCTGGTGCACGAGGACCTTTCGGTCCCTCAGCGCGGCGCCAGCTCGACCGGTATCCGGCTGCGGGTCACCTCGGCGGACCCGGAGATGCCTTCCATGCAGTACGACCTGGCGCAGGCACGGGTCGGCGGGGCCATCGTCACCGTCGCCGAGATGAGCTTCCTGAAGGCCGACATCCAGGCATTCGAGGACGGGTTCGCCAAGGCTGTCGCCAAGGCGGAGAGGGTCGCCAAGGAAGGCCCCGAGGGCAAGAAGGTCTGACCTGCCCCGACCGCTCGGGCGTGCGCCCCGGCCCACCCGTCGCACGGGCGGGCCGGGGCGCTTCCCTATGCTCAGGGGCATGACCACGCCCCAGCCCGCGCAGGAAGCGCCCCTCGGCCCCGAGGACCAGAAGCTCATCACCCTCGCCCGCTCCACCCGCGCCCGCAACGGCGTGCCGGAGGGCGCGGCCGTACGCGACGAGACCGGGCGCACCTATGTCGCCGGGACCGTCGCCCTGGACTCCCTGAACCTCAGCGCGCTGCGGACCGCCGTCGCCATGGCCGTCGCGAGCGGTGCGTCCTCGCTGGAGGCCGCCGCCGTGGTGACGGGTGCCGACACGGCCGCCGCCGCGGACCTCTCGGCGGTACGGGACCTGGGCGGGGCCGGGACCCCGGTGTTCGTGGCGGGCCCGGACGCGACGGTGCGGGCGCGCGTCGAGGCGTGAACCGGCCCCGGCGGGGCAGCCCTGGTGACGCAGGGCTGTGACACAGGACACGTGAGTGACGGGCGGTGGGTCGGGAGTCCCCCGCCCGTCGTCGTGCCGAAGGTCCCGTTCGCCGGTGGGACGCGGGCGGCGGGACCTTCGGCCCGGGGCTTTCGGTACGCCCCCGCAAGGCGGGTGGGGCGGGCCGTCCGGCCCCCGTACACCTCACGAAGGACCGTGGAATCGGGGCACCGGCGCTGGGAGTGTGGAGGCACGCCGCAAGGGGCCACGCAAGGGCCTCCTGTGAAGAGGCTCCGCAAGTGCCTCGGAAGCGCACGAGGCTCCGCAAGTGCCTCGGATGCGGCGGTCCACGTCCCCCAGCGTTAGGTCACTACGTGTTCTCCTCCCTGATCCGCACCACCGCCGCCCGCCGCATCACCGGTTCCTTCGTCGCTGCCGGTGCCGCAGCGGCGATGATCCTCACCGGCTCGGGCAGCGCGTCCGCCGCCTCCGGTGCGAACTGGTCGGCCGTCGCGGCGTGCGAGTCGGGCGGCAACTGGGCCACCAACACCGGCAACGGGTACTACGGCGGTCTCCAGTTCACCCAGCAGACCTGGGCGGCCTTCGGCGGCACCGCGCACGCCCCGAGCGCCCACCAGGCGACCCCGGCGCAGCAGATCGCCGTCGCCGAGAAGGTCCTCGCGGGCCAGGGCGCGGGTGCCTGGGGCTCCTGCGGTGCGAAGGGCGGGCTGGCGTAAGGACGCCGCCACCCACCGGAGCTTTCGCCGAAGGGCCGACCACTGGTCGGCCCTTCGGCGTGCATCGGGGAGAATGGGGGCCATGAGCGCTCGTACCCCTGAAACCCCCGCAGCCGGCCTCGCCCCCCACCGGGCGGGCTTCGCCTGCT
It contains:
- a CDS encoding M1 family metallopeptidase, translated to MTSITLWRPLLGALAAAALLVPQSAAAQGPAPDAPAQAQAATPDRPSYDVRLRSDADGTTWTGRQTVSFRNSARTPLRFVDVRLWGNGHPDDGCGTPGKPSPVRVSKVAGGTPHPLTVRCSALRIDLKKPLPYGARANVSFDVAITVPDRVHRFGRDGAHRYVGNVLPLLSVQDAKGRHLDPDVGFGESYFTLAGDFRVALDHPDSLKVPATGTTTRRAGAPGRTVSTNVARGVRDFVWAAGPFRTRTVTSPGGIKVHGYWTATTSAEGVALAMKDGVGSIDEFGKRFGRYPYGEIDLVMSDGITFGGMEFPGLVMLATAPDMSAVVHEVAHQWWYGIVGNDQFADPWLDEGFASYAAHTYEGGDTSEFCAEGPWWWDDTSAMTRSMGFYADGRRSEYVGVAYSGASCALQDLESTLGSQQTAAMLKKYARDHWLGVSTTADFKRAAQAATTKDLTPFWEKYRIH
- a CDS encoding MFS transporter, which produces MALDTPPETTVPTPVAAPAPVSAPAPERLTGRAALVLFVLCAAQFMVALDFSVLNVALPALGADLGMSQSALQWAVTAFALPSGGFLLLFGRTGDLFGRRKLFLAGLALFGTASLLATFAWDPASFLAGRSLQGVGAAAIVPTGMSLLTTTFPEGPRRDRALGISGTLLSLGFTVGMVLGGVLTDTLGWRSTMGLLALFTLIVLPLAPGILTESRNPERPRLDVPGAITVTGGLLALIYALSTAAERGFGDTDVIVTLVVGLALLTAFVVIESRAKAPLVSLPMLRRPTVAWGNVGGLVTFATMTTAVFVLTLYLQEVLHLSASQTGLVFGVQGVLSVVAGALTPKVVGRFGARRTLVLSLLAQGVLMAGLLTIGKDSGAVLVTVFISLASMVHLGAIVSYGLTVTSGVPDSEQGLATGLVTTTQQVSMTIGIPLLGVLATTQGDLFSGVRLVLGLAAAITFVTALLVAMGLRRRA
- a CDS encoding PfkB family carbohydrate kinase — protein: MRDPGGPLCDVFLTGTVFLDIIFTGLDSAPVRGTESWARGMGSSPGGVANMATALARLGLRTSLAAAFGDDHYGEYCWDALSDGEGIDLDMSRTVPGWHSPVTVSMAYEGERTMVSHGHEAPPPGGSAPFPSCPPRARAAIASLAPGRSEEWTASAARRGAKVFADVGWDDTGRWDLSALADLEHCEAFLPNAEEAMRYTRTRCPRRAAHKLAEKVPLAVVTLGPEGAYAVDGATGESAEVPAIAVEALDPTGAGDVFVAGFVTGTLADWPLADRLAFAGLTAALSVQEFGGSLSAPGWSEIGAWWRQVRGYEAQDQEALRRYAFLEDLLPAQARPWPLRRAVPTIGFRA
- a CDS encoding PhoH family protein — encoded protein: MTQTPTRKPQARAEFKIPATHPMVMVLGSGDSLLRVIEAAFPAADIHVRGNEISATGETAEVALIQRLFDQMMLVLRTGQPMTEDAVERSIAMLRANGNGNGNGAGGKNGEAVTETPAEVLTQNILSSRGRTIRPKTLNQKRYVDAIDKNTVVFGIGPAGTGKTYLAMAKAVQALQSKQVDRIILTRPAVEAGERLGFLPGTLFDKIDPYLRPLYDALHDMMDPETIPRLMAAGTIEVAPLAYMRGRTLNSAFVVLDEAQNTSTEQMKMFLTRLGFDSKIVITGDVTQVDLPNGTKSGLRQVQDILGDVPDIHFSRLTSEDVVRHKLVGRIVDAYEKYDSAAEADKGRGGQTGK
- the ybeY gene encoding rRNA maturation RNase YbeY encodes the protein MSIDVNNESGTEVDEQAILDIARYALTRMRIHPLSELSVIVVDADAMEQLHIQWMDLPGPTDVMSFPMDELRPPTKDDEEPPQGLLGDIVLCPEVAEQQGKDAETEHSMDEELQLLTVHGVLHLLGYDHEEPDEKAEMFGLQAAIVDGWRAEKGHTGPSPAPTVS
- a CDS encoding MFS transporter codes for the protein MLPNAALWPLVAVFTAGYLAAYLLPTVVGRLASGLGLTPAGAGLVGSTLLLCSASAGFSLASRVERIGPRRAARAGLLLMLLGYGCATLASGLVPVVAGAAVGCFGSGTATAVAAAGIAARRDPHRASVLGLLSVSATAGALYLTVPHLDGGHRPPFAALALIAVLVWPAAGRLAGRPREDASVTASPLEAAAAATRLPHRGAGLVLAGAMLCWSMCQNALWGVSNRIATVQAGLTEVSAGAVFAAALGAGLIGVTAAGALGARLGRAVPVGVGTAFIALCVALSSSATGAGSFATGEILWNAAYPVVLSYLIGLAASMDPRGRWAVFAGSASSLGVACGPVAGSVLSERAGFPAMGLVLGCVLLLTAVPMTLVALHTGGRPLVAGAVRRRGGAPAAVLAGTSGALAGQVPQVGAPEQEVTEISLRPLTRRVRSPFARSAVPRVPRVRERRRAGVRS
- a CDS encoding MmcQ/YjbR family DNA-binding protein codes for the protein MTPAQLRSFCLEFNEAVEEFPFTPEISVFKVLGKVFALSALDAVPLGVNLKCEPETAIRLRSEHPAIAPGWHMNKRHWNTVTLDGTVPDRLVREMVEDSYDLVVAGMPKATRLRLDRA
- a CDS encoding helix-turn-helix transcriptional regulator, whose protein sequence is MKEHRLGELREFLRSRRARISPAQAGLPDGGARRRTPGLRREEVAVLAGVGVSWYQWLEQGRDITVSPQVLDSVGRVLRLNSSERRHLYVLAGLNPPAPEVDPGDADMCGGLRRLIDAWMPYPAHIMDVYWNAVQYNDAAAAVLGMRPDVVQNCLLSFFSDPVYRSRAKDWEATASRVVAQFRSACSECPDDEGFREIVAEAKELSSEFAELWARRDIAPGGQTFKDLLHPLVGELNMESTQLRVPARPDLTIVLHTPRPSTGTAEKLEWLASPEGRRGAMYPVAG
- a CDS encoding hemolysin family protein; translated protein: MSPQLIVGAVALVVVAWLAACAEAGLARVTSFRADEAVRAGKRGSAKLAQVAADPTRYLNVALLVRVACEMAAGVLVTYGFLEVFDKTWQALLVAIAVMVLVSYVAVGVSPRTIGRQHPLNTATASAYVLLPLARIMGPIPQLLILIGNALTPGKGFRKGPFASEAELRAMVDLAEQESLIEDDERRMVHSVFELGDTLVREVMVPRTDLVSIERFKTVRQALTLALRSGFSRIPVTGENEDDVVGVVYLKDLVRKTHINRDAESDVVSTAMRPAVFVPDTKNAGDLLREMQQERNHVAVVIDEYGGTAGIVTIEDILEEIVGEITDEYDREVAQVEELGDGRFRVTARLDIDDLGELYGLDEFDDEDVETVGGLLAKALGRVPIAGASAMVDLPDGRRVRLTAESPAGRRNKIVTVLAEPVASEDA